One window of Hymenobacter sp. BRD128 genomic DNA carries:
- a CDS encoding PAS domain-containing protein, protein MITPDFTAFERLQTAVDAAGVGTWDYDLLADTLTWSPRCKELFGVPVEQSVTYADFVALVHPDDRAATIAAVEHAFDPTGSGSYDIEYRTRWQLPGQPVLWARATGRAFFDEGGTRVYRFIGTITDVTAMRQLQEQLTRSY, encoded by the coding sequence CTGCCTTTGAGCGCCTGCAAACAGCCGTTGACGCGGCCGGCGTTGGTACCTGGGACTACGACCTGCTCGCGGATACGCTGACCTGGTCGCCCCGTTGCAAAGAACTATTCGGCGTGCCGGTCGAGCAATCGGTTACCTACGCCGACTTTGTAGCGCTGGTGCATCCCGATGACCGGGCGGCCACCATAGCCGCCGTCGAGCATGCCTTTGACCCCACCGGCTCGGGCAGCTACGACATTGAGTACCGCACCCGCTGGCAGCTGCCGGGCCAGCCCGTGCTGTGGGCCCGGGCCACGGGCCGGGCGTTTTTTGACGAAGGTGGCACGCGGGTTTACCGCTTCATTGGCACCATCACCGACGTGACGGCCATGCGCCAGCTACAGGAGCAGCTCACGCGCTCGTACTAG